GCGAATTAGTCCAAATCAATTAGTGTGAGTaaagtgttaaattttttttgaataaataaatttaaacgacTTCAACCGCTTTAATTTCGTTAAAActgaaaatgatgacaaaacaagaaataaatacaaaaacccCACCAtgagcaaatatttttattacagcggtttaacaatgaaaatcatggattttcatggttttaccatgaaaaattggaagctgttaaaaccatgaactttatatttttcggattctcaatgtatggaaaatcgccatttttttcatggtcacgctgcataacaatacccctttttcatggttattttcgtcaaaacgatgaaatgtatggtcaaaaactatgaattcgaatgtgcattcacggtatctTGGACGATAATATTCATTGTGTAAACCATACAATATATGGTTTGTGAACatggaattcatagttttttcaTGGTACAATCCTATTCGGGACTCAACAAAAAGCTTACCATGAGCTGAGTACGTTTTCACAGATCAGAGTATAGAGCAATCTCTGCGTACGAATCATAAGTGCAGGTGTTCTGATTTTTCAcgatttgttctgattttttagaCCGtcttgattttccaaaaactctcGTATTGTcttgattctttttaaattggtctttaaaatgtcctgcttttcaaaaaaaataaatctcatttATGATAGAATTTGAAGTTATGttatgagaaaatcgaaaaaattaaaatggtgcttttcgatatgaactaaTTTAAGGCGTCTTCAgtacctgtatttcgcctttatttatgcaatctataTGCTTCGTTTACCTCTTATCCATATAATACAGCTGAGAACTTTAAGCTTGCCTTTTCATTACCATGGTGCATTTCCTTACATTGAAGATAATTATGATATCGAATACTTATATGGTATCAATTGAAAGTGATATCTTTCAATCGTATGATGAATAATATTGGTTCTGTTTCACGCTTTGGCAGTGTGTCAGCGGTGGTTTCTGGTATAatcagatcccggcaacgttatACAATCCATGTGGAGCAcctctctcagatttaagcttttttcctcagattcaagcttttttcttcagatttgagctttcatctcctatgctcaaGGCAAAATAAGCTAAAATCTgagggaaaaaagcttaaaaacagatcccggcaacgttacacgatttgtctatgtatcgtgtgaccaacatctttcaaatatgtgctcgtgaatctcgtttttaagctttttttttcctcagatttaacatttttttgccttgagagcataggagatgaaagattaaatctgaggaaaaaagctcaaatctgtcaaaaaagcttaaatctgagagatgtgctccatgcacacggtttgaataacattgccaGGGTgtgcttaaaaacgagattcaccagcacttatttaaaagatgttggtcacacgatacgtAGACAAATCCGATACCAGGGGCCTGGTATCGTGtgtcgtgtgaccaacatctatttgcTAAGTGTAAATGAATCTTGATTTTAAgctctttttttcttcagatttgagattttttgccttgagagcattggAGCTGAAAGCTCAAATCAGAGAAGcataaaatctgagaaaaaagcttaaacctgacaaaaaaaaagaagctaaAATCTGAAAGATGTGCTCCACGCGGCTTGAGTGAATTGCAAGGGCCTGCCGCATATGAGCACCAAGTTTAGGGGACTGCAATGATATAGGATATGTCTGTGTTTTTGTGACCATATCtatttgctaagtgttagtgaatctcgatcttaagcttttttttctcagatttaagttttttttttgctaatctgacaaaaaagcttaaatctgagggatGTGCTCCACGCGGCTTGAGTAGAATTGCATGGGCcatcccagtaaacatgaatcggcagagaggtaactcaaatcgccagagctAGCCGATGTCATCAAAAGGgggctagaaatcgagattagggaacgtaagtggagatggaatGGACACatgctgcgaaaagatgagaacgagatttacAGAGAGGCGCTCGACCCATGGTATCTAGAAGCAGTGATGTCACCAGTTTTTCAGAATTGTCTGGAAGCTTTGTCTGGAAAAGtgtggaaaagtctggatggcgaaCTTGAATGTGGCATTCCTTACTCTTCAATTACTAATTCGCatcatttcctgccattttgcaacgagaatttttagtttttactattttgtcagaaaattcatgtcgaaactcaaaagtctggaaatgtctggaagaaatgacaaaagtctgggagtctggaaacctaaaaaaatgtctggcaaaagtacaaaaaatctggaagatccagaaaaaatctggaaggttgacatcactgtcCAGAAGGAcggaaactcgtggcggcgaagcctagccgccgaaatacgAGCTGTCGACGAGAGCCTTGCTTGACTGGGGCCAAGTGAAGACgttggctccggatcgtcaacagtggaggtcttttatcacggcccaaacagcaaaaaatatttcctgtaaaattacacaaatgtcctgtaacaaaaagaaacaagaaatttatcataattttacaggtcgaaaacatgattacgtgacattcaAGTTTCAGTGTGAAACtcttttacaggacatttgctgtaataatcaatcaatcttcgttaactttcaaggaaaacaaaaaaaggtaaaatttaccgagaagcgaagtgatttttttccacccctttCCGAggtaaattttagcttttttttcattctcctagcaaaaaggtaaattttaccattttcgcattcacctagaaacatggtaaataataccgttttcctattcactgatttaaaaggtaaatgttagttggttttcaataaataaaaacaaaattcattcaaaaattgatatttatttaaaaaaagggacTTTTacctaaaattaatttttgtaattaatcaccgtgtttaaaatattttttaaggcaAGTCCTTTCTTTAccaggctcgtggcaattcgGCATTAGCGTTCTTCAGAGCCACATtggccgctgaatcctcctGCAGGTCCGTCCGGTCCGGTCAGATCCGGCTTTTCtggaatgatatctggaggatgacgtggaatagaCCTCGAAGCGCTGTGggtcgatctgaaacaaaagcaaagtattatgacgagaaccagcacaactaaatgatatctaagaaaacacttaccattctattccgattttcacattttGGGCACGAAGCAAAACGTCCTTCCAGAacggcaaaacagcttaacctcaataaacagattcggcaaatagttactttATTTAGATGAATTaatgtaccgttttgtttagctcaatccaggtcaacttcacctcgtacgaggtaagttttaccttattggGATTTACCTTTTCGatgaattatactttttcattcagctcaattcaggtgaacttcacctctcTACGAGGTAAGTGTAGGGATTAGGATTGGAGAGAAAATAGGATAAGAATTCAGTATTAATTAACTTGTATAAAAACGAGTAAGTCAAATCGATCGTGTAGTTATTGCGATTTATGAACGCGCTCCACTGAGCTACTGAGTGAGCGTGCTTGATTGAGGTGAGAGAATCGAGCGTTTAATTACGTTAGTATTGGTGAAATCGAGAGCCGGTTGGAATTCTACGTGAGGGTTAACGTTGAAAGAACAGTCAGTTGAGAAAATATGTTTGACAAGAGAACACGCGTCGTTTTAATCGCGGTCTTTTATAACGAATAATTCATCGTCCGGTCACTAcagtaagatttaccttttttgtattcaccttttttctcggtgaattgtacctttttttcaaCCTCAATTCAGGTGTGAATTGAaatacctcgctgtgaggtgaaaTTCACATCGCTAAGGTAGAacttacctttttggctttcacgagcgttcaccttgctatcgcggtaaatttacctttttattattttcggtgtaagtaagtaagtaagacaACATTATTATAATTTCATGAAGTTCGTCTTCTGGCCGTAGCCGAGGATAAATACCTTTGCAAAGGAACTTTCTTTCGGCAGGATTCTATAACAATTGTTTTTAATAacatgatttatatttttttcctttttttcgcaaaattttacaaTACGTCATTGTATTTTCCCTTTTATTCGCTCTCCTGTTTCCCGTTGATGCAAATGTTTTGATTCTATTGTAAAAAGAAAGTATGTACCTCATCTACGTTCATTTTGGTTTGCAGTAtgcatttttattgtatttttgttcataaatatttcacaattttgccagtttttttttcttgtttcatccACTGGATCGAGGCAATCCTTAGCGTAGAAGTTAGATGCTCGTTTCGATTTGTTTAATACTTTCGTTTCGCAGGCTGGATTGATTTTCTGCTTTCGTACATTTATGTTTGGTTTGAGATATTCCAgtatctttatttattttctttagagATTGTGTGATTCGTTTTCAGAAGTTTGTTTAGCTATCCCTTTTATGCCTTAATAACTTTAATTCGTTTCTTTATTGTTTATCTACGTTTATTATTGTATTTGTACAGAGCGCGATTCAGTTTAGCATGATACAAATTTgtctattttacaaaattaaaacgaacGTGCACTGATAAATGCATACGAAAGATTAAATAGTAAATTTATTTCTGCGGAATGAGGTTTGCCGTATCGGAACTTTGTTGTGTATAAAAAAGTaacgagcatttttttttttatctaaatgttgTTAGTTTGTATTCGATAGTTGGTTCCACTTGACATAAATTTATTAGGACATGTGTGTTTCTAATTGTAAAAATAACATGAACATAAATACTGGTAATTAGCTGCTTTCAACAAGTATTTGTGCATATCTTGAagatgaattgattgttttgaagGTTCAACATTGATCACAAGTCTTTGTCAGTGGTTTTTTAATGTACCGCCTCTAGAGAATTGggaattatttgaatttaatcaaCTACGCGAAGttgtttatactttttttaaactcaaatgtATTAACGACAGCGCGAAGTTTGTCAAGTTCGCATTTTAATGGGGAAAGCCAACACTGACTTGATTGAAGGAATTTTCACGTTTACTTAAACATATGTAGCTTTTCGATTGACAAAGGACAACTTTCAATAATGAAATACATTATCATCAAGCAATTTGtgtctatatatttttttttttcaaattgtttacaTCGGAACACTTTGACACGTCGAAAATCGTTCTAAAATCACATGTATTTCGAAGACTTTTAGCTTTAACCTAGATTATAGAATAGAAATGATTTCGTTTGAGTTCTgatatgaatttgtttattttttgttgtttgttatAATTGTTAAATGCTGATCACTATTATGTTTTATATCTGTTGCCTTTGTTGTGTTGTCATTGTCTTTGTTCTGTTGTATCTTAGAGTTTATGTTTTGTTAGtagttttgttttcgattttctgATTCGTTACTCAGATTTCGTTTGCTTAAACTATATTTGTGAGTAATTATTGGTTAATGCTTAGGCATTATTGCATTCGAAATCATACCAAGTCATGTGCAACGTATTTgaacagaagaaaaaatgatttaaggatttttttttatgttttaaaaatataaatcactTCTGAGTGCAAAATCTACTTCTTTGGAGTGGGAATTCTATATTTACAGCGGAAATTGGTACATTCCTTTAAACAAATCTAAAAACTAAGTTGAAACATGTTCTCGATGGCTGTTTATTTAAGTATGTCTCTTGAGGAATGTGAAGGAATTTAGCAGACGAATGGGGGTTTTAGCGTTCAGTTCATACCATTCTGTGATAAGTTTTGAATGtttaacttatttaaaatttacgttCACTCAACATACGCATATCTATTTTccaaacaagaaaagttctgtaaaaaaaaatctcaaaatctcAAATCAAAAACCACAAACATAACTGCGAGCAATATGTGTCTAGGGAACGATGATTTGACATGAGACAGTAAAATgaccgaataccgaatattgaatCGGCTTTGGCCTTTCAACAGTTGATTTAGTTGCCGAAAACAAAGCATGGGGAATTAACTGcgatgccatttttttttcttttgtgacAAGTTATGCACTGAAATCACTTGAAAAGTTTCTTATTACAAGATTCATAAGATGTCCAGACTTATCTTACAAATCCTGAAAATTGAGGAAACTTCgtgaagaaaattttgttgaCTCAGGAAGGAGGAATTAATTTTCGGAGCTTCAacgttttgaaaacttaaatgcAAAGGAACATTACTTCCAGAAATACTTCCAGACTCATCTTTAATGATTTTTGCTCACGTAAGAACTTTTACGTTtgttaggccgatgacatagtgagtgcgatgcgatacgaaccggcgaatgcgattcaatgcggcgaaacacatttgaagaaaatcgcttaaacctgacatactcaacgcggcgaagcagatgtcaattttttccgccgctcgagttcgcattggacgcgttcgccaattcgcatcacatcgctctcactatgtcatcggccttatgTGTCTACTTTCATACAGCTTCGTAATCTGACGAGTTTCAGGAAAATGAGAATAGtttaaccacagagaacagacgtacaagctcgaacaaaaaatcgtcaaaaaagtgtgtaaaatttcaaatgctatcatccaaaaaatacgttagaaattgactacaaacagtgccatctattgcgccgttcaaaagttacaaatcaactttaaagtgtcctgttttcaaaaaggcgtaatcgtatatgaactcacaaaaaaaatgaatccaatgtctcagtaaaatggacggctttaatgtattgctaaataaatgaaatcagagttacttttaactgggcgaaatttcactttctttatttttgcactactatgaCAGTTAAGATAACTAACAGCTTCGGTTTAAGTTTTCGCACTTCTTGAACAGGAATTTATGTAAGAAAATGCATTCcctatgtccagtcaaatacaacaacattcttgacgatcagtcttacccAGCAGTATTGATTCTAGGCATttcaaagcgggttactttcacatatcactttagcatccagctgtttaaaactatgtacaaatttgaaggaaaaagataatatcatacttttatgattttttttttcatgcaacatgGTGAACGTTCGTTCATCAAGTTTCgaacgaaacttcaacagcgattttcttgaagcatgctaagcagcacatacgacctatagaaaactgactgaaacttagtcagctttgttttgacagttctctttggtgtgtttggagacatctggtggcccagccaaaagacaaaaattggttcagaaaggatgttgggatttttacacaactttcgtgggctagcttgtatgtctgttctctgtggtttaaccctcatccgccctgaaatttttactcgtTACAGTCCCTGATGGAGTGTCATGACTAAAACCACagctaaaaccaatatatctctcttgtttcgcATCCGATTTTTACGAAatgtattgttttgaaaatctcgtaatgtaactcaaaaatatttctcattcaatattcacctacaacacttcaattTCCCGTTATTCAtcgtctaagaaaaaaatccgaaattcaaattcacttagtgtccaaaaaaAGCTGAagcacttttaaaaaattatctggtgtgacttaaacaattttgaagattcATTCATTGAAAAGTATACGGTTTTTACTCcccttttctacattttttgtggtaatgatttttaaaaacatcagaaaaatatatccttatgtgcaacgtaaagcttttaacttcagcttttatgGACActgagtgaaattttttaagcattccgtagctgatctacagtcttttgtaagaagcatgttttttttatttcttttcttagactttgaataacgaaaaactggaatgttgtaggtgaataatgtctgagaaacatatttaagTTTCGTAAGGAggttagtaaaaaatattttttataaaaaatggttgagaaacaaaagagaCATAGCGGTTTTTACCAAAgattgtcaaattgacactcaaggtctgactagggattttttttcctgggcttccAGGGTGCGTCcaataaaaaaagcaattatgaaaatttaaagatttcaagaatttattgAGAATCCCAGGAGAAATTGTGTTATTTGGATGCACTCGAATAAAATTACAAGCCACCagacttccaatagtgtcatattgacactaagagcggattagggttgaTTCTCTCCCTGTTAAACAACTAGAGAgcgttatttattttttctctatgAAAAAATTGCTTTCTGTACTTTcgccttactacccatttttcatcacattcgcaaaaatcaggcaaaatcaggcatattttcaaaaattaggcaAATTCAacggcttatcaggttgtcaggcagggCCTCGAAAGTTCAGGCaattcctgaaaaatcaggcatattggcatctctggttgtGCGGCATTCTGGATTTAGACCTCAATAGGGTCTAGACCCGGGACTCCACATCGACCACTTTTGGCACAAAAATATGCCCGTGAATACTGTTTATCGGATCCTGACATCTCGGAACTTCATGCAGAAGACGATAGTGGCCGTCCGGCAAAGATTATAGCGAAGTAGAAGAAGGAATTTTCGAATAAAACTTCAACAATAACGTCTACTGTACAAGTTAGAATAAGTCTAGCCGAAAATGACATTGGACAATGAAGAATCATTGCGGGATGTTAGGCTTTTTCAGAGATTCTTCATTAGATATTCTTCAGGATTTTTACCGAACGAACACTATTAATCTTGCGCTCAACGCTACGGGATGCAAAGAACCGGTAAATAAACAATGTATACAAGCACATTTTCGTCCTGCATATAGGtcgttttctccattttttCTTGACTTTCAAGCGTTTCGTATAACCGTTCTAACTTATATTCGTTGTTCGTCACCATCTTTGATAAAATCGACAGCACCCGAGTACCCGAGTAAAATGGAACAAATGATTCGTTTCAAGGGAGTCCAGAGAGCAATTCTCTCTATGAGGAAAACAAATACGCTCTTTACTTTTTTACAGAAGGCATTGGAACTAGTATCAATTTTTGTAAACCCcttcaaggcagcaggtctcaatatcaatgtcggaaagaccaagtcgatggaaatcaacacagtaaatccttccaatttcgtggtagctgggcaacagattgagaaagtggagtgcttccagtatcttggtagccagatacgcctgatggtggtaccaagaaggacatcgtaacccggatcagaaaggcccgatttgcgtttgcgagtttcCGGAACATCTGGCGATCACGCCAGTTCTCTCTAcaaacgaaaatccgaatctccgattggatctcaaatgaggaactacatcgccgaagtcatcaaagggcgctagaaatcgagattcgggaacgcaAGTGGAGATGAATTTCGCAcgcgctgcgaagagatgagaacgaaATTAGCAAggacccagtaagcgcgtcctctcagaaatcgacagagcatgcaaaaaattgagagttgagtcaccgaacttagaataaaacggttaacttcggcgacactccaagaacgcaaatattttcattcggtttgtcctgccgagatacctagaggcaacaaatacgaatgcgtacatgcgaaatcagtttgaatcgtacactcgcacggtgtggtcgcattttgtccccgtgtcccgtgtgggctttcaatcgtagctgtcgacttctcaggcaggcgaacacgcgtctcggagggaaacatacaaacacgattcggattgtgttcgtgtgtttctctggagggcgtgtcttagcttaattcgtggcactcacccaaggcacgcgtatggtgtgttcctctctaacgatgtgatgatgcaaaatcgccagagagatcgttacgatccctctggcgatttgagttacctctctgccgattcaaatttaccgggaggcccagaaactcgtggcacgcgaagcctagccgccgaaaccctaactgtcgacgagaatcttgactgcaACCAAGTGaaaacgctggctccggatcgtcaacagtggagagTTACCACAGCCCTATGCACTGGGGAATCGACGCtggaacattaagtaagtaagttagtaaaCTCCTTTTAGTATACGTACGTGAGTAAAcgtatttgtgaaaaaaaaaccatctatTACTCCATTCGTCATGTTGGTTTCTTACTCGTTAGATTCTTACTCGTTTATCCCATTCTTACTTTTGATCTCTATGCATAACAAAATCATACCTTGGAATGCTCGGGTTTGTTCGCAGGATGTAATAAATCTTCCATTTGAATTAATTTCTTATCGCTaattattttctatttaaataTATATATGAATCACAGAGACATAAATAATACAGTTTTAGAGCCTTGTTCTCGCTTAGTTGTAACTATTTTCTTGAACTATTTGGTTTTTACTTGCAAATACATAACTTTCGCCGATCGTCCGAATTGATTACTAACTGCTTGAGTTAATGTCACAGATAAAAAGTCTCGTATGTTTAAAGGGGTTTTAAACACATGCTCCGACAAGAGCTGCCGTTTTTTGCTTGGATAGTCACAGGCAGCTTCCACAAAGCCCGGTATGATATTGATTGGTTCGGGTTATGCGACGATACAGTATGCGAACTAGATTGTCCAAACTTGTACCTTCTCAGCGACCACACACCAGGACGCTCGTTCATAGTAGGACGATACTATGTGTAGACTGGTCACGTGGTGGTTGATCAGGGCATCCAATTCACCTTCGCGGAACACGTGATAGTACCGATGATGGGTTGCCGATCCTCCAACCGATGGACTGTCCAGGGAGGCAGAACTTGTCGAATGGGCCCAGGAATCGACGCTGGTGTGAGACTCGATTGACGATTTGTTAGTGTTGGGTAGCTTTTTACTACTATCAGTTTCGTtggttgatgttgttgttgttaaacATGTGGCACCAGACTGTTGCGTTGTTGTGTTGCTGCTGTTGCAGTGACTGTTTGTGGTTGCACTGCTATTGGTAGAAACGCACTCCATTCGACTGTGATGCTGTGTGAATGCCGCCCCACTCGGTGCGCTTAGCTGACTTGAATTCAGATTGATCGTTTTCAGGGGTAAACTATGCCTACAGTTAGTTTTATGCCTATCATTCGTACTATTATTGTTACTGTTACTACTCCCTAAAAATTCTAAATCGATGTTTTGAAGATGCTCCTCTGTGCTATCTTCTTCCTGTATCAGTAAAGCTGTATCGTTCGTCAACTCTGCATCATCTTCGTCCAGTTCCGGAATGATGACAAATTCATCATTCTTATTGAGATTCAGCTTGTTTCCACGCAGCCCGTGATAGTTGTCAAAGTCATCGTGTTCCATTTCGCAGGATTCGTTTAGGGCCTCTTCGTCATCGGATTCCTCCTGGATAATGGGCGTCATCGATGATCCGTAGCTGGGGCCCAACGAGTCGTTGCTTCCACACAATCCGGTCGAACCAATATGGCTCAAATTGGCCAACATTAATCGCCTCTCCCTGAGCTCCGCCCGAAGTTGATTTAAATCCCTCAAATCAccatttaactttttcaaatacgGATCGGTGATAGGATGCGCATCTGATAGGGTGTAAGACTTTTTCTTGAATCGACTATCGCTAAATACTTCATCATCGTCGTCGAAACTGCTTTCGTTTCCTTGCTTCTCGCTTTCCAGCTCCTTCAAAAGTTGCGCACTAAGCTGTTCGGCAAAGTCGACTAGATGCTGCCGACAGGATGTATTTTCTTCTTCCGCTGATTCTAAGCTCTCCGCTGGGTCAACCACACCGTTTGTCAGTTTTGGTTTGGTTTCACTTTCACGAAGCACGAGCTCTACGGCATTTTCCAGCTTATGCGCAACATCAGCAGCAGCTTCAACTAGAGGAGGAATTCCCGGCGTACTGATGGTGGTCGCCACCGGTTGTATAGACTGTGCTTGTGAAGACGAATCTGTCGTTGTAGTCGAGGCACAGCTAGAGACAGGGACCGTTGGTTGAGGCGAAACCGAGGGTCGCAAGGCGCTTATGACACTGTCGATCGAATCAGGAGATGAGGGCTCACTAGAATCACTATCTAAGTCATCGGTTTCCGGATTGAACAGTTCTAAGCCTAATAGTTTTGGCACTACAGGAGCAGATGTGCTGGTGGAAGAAGTCTGCCGACGAACTATGGGATAATTTGAAGATTTCTTGAATTTGGGTATTGGAGGCAGATCCTTAATTTGTTGCCGCGTGATCTTCGCAACCACGGACGCAGACTTCGTCTGTGGTGTCTGTTGTTTCGCTGTTGCGGCTTGACTGTTACCGCTGTTTGTGCTCGATACATTACTGATCGTTGAATCTACGCTAGTTTTGCTGCTGGAAACAGCTGTTGTTGGTGAATTCGAACAAGCTAAAGCATTTGAAGGCGGGGATTTGAGAGTTTTAACGGTTTTGTTACTTGATGTGTTATGTACAGATGACGATGAGGATGGTGAAATATCTTCTAGTTTATGCAGTAAAGACGCATCTTCGAAGGTAAACTGGCTGAGCTCACTGCCGCTACTGCTTCCATTGGTAGCGCCTAGTTTTGTGCGAGGAGGGGCAGGTGAATGGGCAGGCGTTGGACAGGGCATTATCAGTGGCGAAGTGGGGCCGGAAGGCATTCGTGACGTCCCGGGTCCGAAACTGTCTCCAGCGGATCCGTTGTTACTTTGCTGTTGGTTTTGCTGCTGGTCCGGTTTTGGAATGTAGATCACAGAGGCGAAGCTGTCTTCGGACTCGATGCTGGTATCACTTTGCAGACTGCTGTCCTTGGAAGAGTCTGTAGAAGTCCACGGGGTCACAGGGTAaaggaagaaagagaaaaacaTTCATCAGTAACATGTAGCACTTGTCTATCGGAAGCGTTTTGTGGTTCTCAAAAAGCAAAGCTACTAACATTCATATATATCATAGGGAGAAATTTTAGAAAGATCAGCTTGCACGGTCACAGATAGCTAAATATATTGGTACTAAAGCGTAATTAGCGGACACTTGGATAAGGTACATATTGAAAGCTGTCGGTCGCGGAACAAAAGCAActtgttgtttgtttatttgtttttttttaattgattaattaaATTGTATGTTCAATCAAAGTGATTTGTCTGCTGAATATTGTGAGACTACCAAGACATTTGTCCACTAAACAGACAATAAATCCGAGCACACGTGCAACAGACGGCATGACAAGGTTCAACAATCTACTCACTAAATACAATTTCGAAAAGTTGATTGCATTGGATAACAACCTATGACATGATACACCTACTATTAATTTGCTTTACTCGTA
This sequence is a window from Uranotaenia lowii strain MFRU-FL chromosome 3, ASM2978415v1, whole genome shotgun sequence. Protein-coding genes within it:
- the LOC129758693 gene encoding dentin sialophosphoprotein isoform X4, translating into MGTLTSSSTATTFPTPRTSKICGNSHEAEEAPEAQSTAAAAAPPPATTATPATAKSTMERSSRTDASGRSAALERAYVHDVYEHCEEPVGQIRPKVAQFLAGLEPGSVVCDVGCGNGRYLTGFNPMICTIGVDRCYRLTKVAHGKGGEVAVCDNLDLPFRDESFDAVLSLAVVHHFATTERRVGAIRELARILRIGGRVIITVWALEQRHRRFESQDVLVPWQPPRSKNAGVSDEEDDDDFLPPYHAYTEDSTNSSRSAGDGDSSSLSSSSPGETCYSFVRRAIQKLAGSKKSPWFLESWSSRETKHDSSLDYEDAKDLPIELRRLEDFDDIPEPPLSAGLKSRSLGAQIPESKGTPAEPAVSRRPKLVKQKQSLCEDVDYKLCESAQAYREHIQRNESRIQLLRKQSSLNEELMAESRLREKERIRKRIQKQMSLNESFLCRSVFTKRLQVIKEGFTTKLKTSTGSLERVTKNGFVKIMQNIKATAQAHHSHGHGQGRSYDSYGPGYAPYCYDGRPGSHHLPRNNSMNNGNNSSSGTEKLIGMGSSQDDSKPRRHSRESGSESFRSTFIKRQRFADSSKDSSLQSDTSIESEDSFASVIYIPKPDQQQNQQQSNNGSAGDSFGPGTSRMPSGPTSPLIMPCPTPAHSPAPPRTKLGATNGSSSGSELSQFTFEDASLLHKLEDISPSSSSSVHNTSSNKTVKTLKSPPSNALACSNSPTTAVSSSKTSVDSTISNVSSTNSGNSQAATAKQQTPQTKSASVVAKITRQQIKDLPPIPKFKKSSNYPIVRRQTSSTSTSAPVVPKLLGLELFNPETDDLDSDSSEPSSPDSIDSVISALRPSVSPQPTVPVSSCASTTTTDSSSQAQSIQPVATTISTPGIPPLVEAAADVAHKLENAVELVLRESETKPKLTNGVVDPAESLESAEEENTSCRQHLVDFAEQLSAQLLKELESEKQGNESSFDDDDEVFSDSRFKKKSYTLSDAHPITDPYLKKLNGDLRDLNQLRAELRERRLMLANLSHIGSTGLCGSNDSLGPSYGSSMTPIIQEESDDEEALNESCEMEHDDFDNYHGLRGNKLNLNKNDEFVIIPELDEDDAELTNDTALLIQEEDSTEEHLQNIDLEFLGSSNSNNNSTNDRHKTNCRHSLPLKTINLNSSQLSAPSGAAFTQHHSRMECVSTNSSATTNSHCNSSNTTTQQSGATCLTTTTSTNETDSSKKLPNTNKSSIESHTSVDSWAHSTSSASLDSPSVGGSATHHRYYHVFREGELDALINHHVTSLHIVSSYYERASWCVVAEKVQVWTI